The following nucleotide sequence is from Paracrocinitomix mangrovi.
TAAGGCACCTTCCGGTAATATTTTAGAATCAATAATATCTCTTACCATTACCTCTGTCAAATAACAAGTAAATTCAGAAGGTTTAACAATGGCAGGAACCCCTGCTAATAAGTTAACAGCTATTTTTTCTAACATTCCCCAAATTGGGAAGTTAAATGCATTAATATGTATAGCAACTCCATGTTTTGGAACCATGATGTGATGCCCAATGAATGAACCACCTTTTGACAAAGGAACTGCACTTCCATCAACGTGATAAGGTAAATCAGGAAATTGTCTTCTCAAAGAAGCATTGGCAAATAAGTTTCCAATTCCCCCTTCAATGTCAATCCAAGAATCAACTCTTGTTGCTCCTGTCCATGAAGACACCTCGTAATACCTCTTTTTATTTTTTAATAGAAACATAGCCAGCTCTTTCAACATTAACCCTCTTTGAGTAAATGTCATTTTTCTTAGAGCTCTGCCGCCTTTATCTTTTGCATAATCAATCATTCCGGCATAATCTAAGCCGGCTGACGAGCAAGTTCCGATTTGTTCTCCTGTGATTGCGTTGAATAATTCAGTTTCAACTCCTTCTCCACTGATCCACTCCCCTTTTACATAATTCTGATATGTGGTCATTTTGCGTATTTTGATCTATACTACTCCTAAAAATTAGGAGGTATAAAATTAACCAAAATATTACAAAGGAGATGGAAAGTGCCTAAGTTCTATTCTTTAGAGATTTGGATAGTTTGTTGTGCCTTTTCTGATCGACAATTAAGAAAGTAAAAACCTGACCGTAAATTGGACAAATCCAATTCAAGCATTGATTGATAAACCGAGTTATTTTGAACTAATTTCCCACTCAAATCATATAAAAAATAATGTTCAATTGTTTGATCAGATTGTATGGTAACAATTCCATTGGTTGGATTTGGATAGGCTATCAAATTCACATTTTCTTGTTGAGCTATTCCGGCATCATCATCAACTACAGCTACAAAAGTCAAGGTATCTCCTGCTGCTAACAGATTATTGTACTCTTGCGCTTTAATTTCATATACACCAGGAGTGATGAACTTAAAATCAACTTCTGAACCGTTGTTTTGCAACTCCAATACATTGGTTGTATCAAAATACCATAGATATTGAGAGTTTACTTGACTACTTACTTCAAAACTGCCGCTTCCATTCAACCCAAAATACATTGTATCAGGACTTAATTTGGTTGTATTAGGTTTTATTAATTCATAAATAAAATCCTTTGTGTAAGGCAAAAGCGTATCACCCCAAAAAGCATTAGGAGCAGGATTCCATGTTCCATTATCTGATCCGTCCATCATGTGAATGTCCATATCATTGATATAGTATTGGTATTCAACACCTACAAAATCGCATTGATTTTTAAGAGGCAAGGCTCCATATGTTTGAGGTAAAGTAGACAATCCAAAAGGATGGCCCGTATTAAAAGGCACAGTAGGATCAGCTGTTCCATGCATCATCATCACAGGAATATCTCCTGTCTCTACAATAGTAGTATCAATCACACCTCCCCAGAAATCAAGAATAGCTTTTACTTTTGAAGTGTGCGGAAAATTATTCCCAGCACAATCTAAGCAGCCTAAATCGTTTACTGTTCCTCCACCATAAGTACTGGCTGGTCTTTCAGATTCTTTATCCAGATATGCCACATGTAAGGATATAAATCCTCCTGCTGACATACCTCCAAAGAAGATATTATTGGTGTCTACACCGTAGATATCTGCATATTCCTTAAAGTATCTAACTGCTGCCTTTCCATCTTGAATAGCTCTATAAACAGCTCTTTCAGCACTTTCGGCATCCAAGGGATCAAACCCTTTTCTATATCCAATAGATGCTGTTACAAAACCTTTGCGTGTGAAGGTATCACAAATGGCCACCATATCATCCACTCCTTTGTCTCCATTAATAAACCCACCTGCATGTGCAAAAATAATCAAAGGTCTTTGTGAATTAGAATCACCAACAGGCTGATAAATATCCATGTCTAAATCAACATTCCAGTAAGGCCAAACCCACTGGGGAGCCGTGCCATATTGTACGTCAATAGAAGCTTGAGTTGAAAAAATACTATTTTGGTATCTTTCAGGAGTCAATACTTGCCCAAAGGACAAGACTTGACACAACATCATTGTGATCAAAAGGGAGTAGCGCATGCATAAAAGTTAGCAAGATTTAGTTAACCTACAATTAAACTCACACTACTTTTTAAACTAAAAAAGGCTAATCAATTAAAAGACAGAAAAATAAAAACAGGAGAAAAATCCTATAATTCTTTATTGAATAATTGAATTGATCACATTGGTCAAAACATTCTTAACTTCCTTACCCTCTGCTCTGATTTGTTGCGGAACTATACTTGCCGGAGAAAATCCGGGATTTGTATTCACCTCTAAAAGAAAAACATCTCCTTCAGGAGTAATGATATAATCAATTCTAGAAATTCCTCTCAATCCTAGTTTTCTGTAGATACGTTTAGAAGTATCATGAACTTTCTTTGCCCAATCATCAGGGATTTGTGCAGGTGTAATTTCCTGGGATTTACCTTCGTATTTTGCATCATAATCAAAGTACTCACCTTCAGGAATTAGCTCAGTAATTGGAAGTGGAACAATATCTTTTCCGTTGTAATAAACACCACAAGTGACTTCTCTACCACCAATAAATGACTCTATTACAACTTCTTCACCTTCACTAAAAGCCTTTGCAATAGCATCTGGCATTTCCATCAAGGTTTTTACTTTAGAAACGCCATAACTTGAACCGCCATCATTCGGTTTTACAAAACATGGAAAGCCTAGTTCATCAGCTATTTCTATAGGATTTGGTGTATCACCTTTTCTCAGCAAAATAGCTTTAGCGGTATTTATACCAAATCCACTTAAAAAACCATTACAAGCCCATTTATTAAATGTAAGTGCAGCAGCAAAACAATTAGAGTTTGCATAAGGCAATCCTATCATATCAAAGTATGCCTGCAGTTTACCATCCTCACCTGGTGTACCATGAATGATAATGTAAGCCAGATCAAATCCAACTACTTCATCATCCATCATAAATGTAAATTTGTTCTTGTCAATTGGAAATACGCCACCTTG
It contains:
- a CDS encoding T9SS type A sorting domain-containing protein, translated to MRYSLLITMMLCQVLSFGQVLTPERYQNSIFSTQASIDVQYGTAPQWVWPYWNVDLDMDIYQPVGDSNSQRPLIIFAHAGGFINGDKGVDDMVAICDTFTRKGFVTASIGYRKGFDPLDAESAERAVYRAIQDGKAAVRYFKEYADIYGVDTNNIFFGGMSAGGFISLHVAYLDKESERPASTYGGGTVNDLGCLDCAGNNFPHTSKVKAILDFWGGVIDTTIVETGDIPVMMMHGTADPTVPFNTGHPFGLSTLPQTYGALPLKNQCDFVGVEYQYYINDMDIHMMDGSDNGTWNPAPNAFWGDTLLPYTKDFIYELIKPNTTKLSPDTMYFGLNGSGSFEVSSQVNSQYLWYFDTTNVLELQNNGSEVDFKFITPGVYEIKAQEYNNLLAAGDTLTFVAVVDDDAGIAQQENVNLIAYPNPTNGIVTIQSDQTIEHYFLYDLSGKLVQNNSVYQSMLELDLSNLRSGFYFLNCRSEKAQQTIQISKE
- a CDS encoding D-alanine--D-alanine ligase, which codes for MKRKVAVVYGGYSSEANVSQKSAGTIFEQLDKELFQPFLVEISRSSWHVHYQGGVFPIDKNKFTFMMDDEVVGFDLAYIIIHGTPGEDGKLQAYFDMIGLPYANSNCFAAALTFNKWACNGFLSGFGINTAKAILLRKGDTPNPIEIADELGFPCFVKPNDGGSSYGVSKVKTLMEMPDAIAKAFSEGEEVVIESFIGGREVTCGVYYNGKDIVPLPITELIPEGEYFDYDAKYEGKSQEITPAQIPDDWAKKVHDTSKRIYRKLGLRGISRIDYIITPEGDVFLLEVNTNPGFSPASIVPQQIRAEGKEVKNVLTNVINSIIQ